One Eurosta solidaginis isolate ZX-2024a chromosome 1, ASM4086904v1, whole genome shotgun sequence genomic window, gacGGCGAGTGAGGCCAAATGTTTTACCCACTTTTTACCTTTAATGATTGGCGACATTGTTCCAATTGGCAACAAGCATTGGAAGTTACTTACACTATTATtggaaattttagattttttaagtaaatcaatATATTTGCCTCAGGAACTACCCAAATTACAAAATCTTGTAAAAGAACACCATTTACTGTATATTAAATTATATGGATCGCTAAAACCCAAACATCATTTTCTCATTCACTATTCGACAGTTATTCAAAAATGTGGTCCTCTTAAATACTTGTGGGGAATGCGATTTGAGGCAAAACATAAAGAAGCAAAAACATATTTAGGTAATACCACATCGAGACTGAATTCTCCTTATACATTAACTGTTAAATCTGGATTACAATTTGCCAAATTTTTATTAGACCATGAGAGCGGTGTGGAAAACGAAATCGAATATAATTTCGTTAAATGTATAAATTTAACAAAGACAGActatttttctaaaattgttcacAATGAAAGTATTGACTATAACAATTGTCTAATATTGGACGAAGTTGTTTACAGATACACAAAATATAAAGCAAACTTTTATTTAGCTTCCCAAAGGGATGTATTTAAACTTCATAAAATACATAACCTTTTACATCAAAACGAAAAGTTATACGTATTATGTTAcccaatacttttaaaaaaattttgtacgcATTTTCAATCATTCGAAGTTGGCAGTAAAATTGATGAAATTCATATTATCGAAATATCCAAATTTTTAAGTAAACCATTGCACCTGTATTCTATAAATAACGGCAATACTTATTGTAGAGTTAAGTATGTTTGATTATTTATTATACCGTTTTGTTTAATTGCTTTTACTTTTATACAAATTCTAAAGTATGtgccatatttttataaaaaattaacgaacaaAATATCACTGCCTGGACAGTTGTCAAAGTTacttatttacgtatgtatatatacatagttCTTACATTACacgtttttttcaattaaaataaaaaagagttgaaaaaaaacttcttttttttacttgtgGAAATTATTATATGGGCGAATCCCGTGACACAGGACTTGCCCATATATAGGAATTTTGAATGGTAAGTAAAGAGTCCTACATAATTAAACCAACATTGAAGGCGTGTTTAAAGCAACCTTGAAAAAAAGTTAAACCAACAACTTTTCAATGCTTATTTAAAATCTCTACATTTTTAAGGCAACATAGGAAGTTTTCATACTGACAGTTAAAAATgttgaaacaaaaacaaagtcAGGTTTGAATCAACTCTATTTCAAAGTTGaataaaaaatgtgaatttttaaatcaacattaatttattttgaattgaaaAGAAACAATCTTATAATTGCAACACTATTTTTCAACGTAAAAATTACTCCACCATAGTTGAtttgacaaattacagctttggTTGACTATCATAGCTGTTTATCGTAGAATTAACCTCGTTATAATAAGTTTTACCTTTGTTTTTCCCTCAGTGTAGAAGATGCGAACgatgaaatcagagagtataaaaggcagcaaatgtagaggcgctggagttcagtttgatttgagctatcgagcagttttgattaagcacgcaatctgtcgggctatAGAAGactttcatttgagttatcaatcagtttggttactaagcaagctattcgttgcaaagtataagtgttattgtgaagaactacACTGAGAGATTTTGTAATTTGGGTAGTTCCTGAGGCAAATATATTGATTTACTTAAAAAGTCTAAAATTTCCAATAATAGTGTAAGTAACTTCCAATGCTTGTTGCCAATTGGAACAATGTCGCCAATCATTAAAGGTAAAAAGTGGGTAAAACATTTGGCCTCACTCGCCgtcatttttaagttaaatttttttagcttTAGATAATCTAAAGCTGGAGAATCATTTCCGAACTCGGTTTTCCCAAACTGAAAGtacttttttctattatttatcgCGTTCAGAGTAACAACGCCCTCTTCGATTAACCCCAATAAAATGTTGCATACATCGTAGGTACATACACCTTCATACAAATCATGCATTATATCAAAGCAGAAGTTTTGTGTAACATGGTAACTTTGAAGCCTATTAAATATACATTCTTCTTTAATTCCTGTCAATTGAAAGTTATTCTGCAATAAGTCGTTTGCATAACTTTCTTTAGTCCTTAAGGAATCTATGCATTCAGATGTATCACATTTCGTTTGTTCCTTCATCCTGCTGCATACATGGCAATATCTTTTGGAGTTATATGATTGGACAAATCCAAGAATAGAATTCACTGCTAAATTATCTCCGATTACCACACCCAGAATAAACCGACTCTATATATTTCACTTCTTGTATTGATATTAACACCATCTTCTAGTAGTTTGAGTTCATCTATAAAATGATAAAATGCATTTTCGTTCCCAATGTTCTTTAAATTTGAGGTGCTTATAAATGCAGCATGAAATATATAGGTCAGCTTTGATTGAAAACGTTGTGGTAAAGTAGGAAACGAAACATAACAACCACAAATTGAAAATGAGTGACTTCCAAGGGGGTTGTTCACTTGAAAGTCGTCAAAGTAAAGAATGTAGGGTATGACAATGTCATCTTTATACATTTGACTCTTAATTTTGTAAATATCCccacttgcaaaatttttaataagaGTTCCTTTTATACTTTTCCGGGTATTTTCGATCGTTAATTTCAAAAGATCCGGAATCTCAAACAACTTTTTAAATCTGAATAACAACGGAAGGATATGAATATCAAAATGTTTAGGGCCCAAGGTCGGATTACCCTGTTCTGTCACTCTTGAAATAGATATCTTAAGTGTTATTGATTTGGGCTCCTCGTAAAGGTCTAAGCTTTTAAATATCTTAAACAATCTGTATTCAGATTTTATATCCTCAAAAGGGTCGTTACAAAAATTTAGTATGCATTTTAAATCGTCTTGAATTtcgttaaatatatgtatattaattacaTTTTCAATTGCTTCTGTTATACATTTAAATAAACCTGTAACCATTTTCTGCACCTCAATAACATTTTTTCTCGTCATACAATTGTTTTGATGTAAACCTAAACATAAATATAGTCATTTCTTCTTCAAATGAC contains:
- the LOC137240631 gene encoding uncharacterized protein, whose translation is MKEQTKCDTSECIDSLRTKESYANDLLQNNFQLTGIKEECIFNRLQSYHVTQNFCFDIMHDLYEGVCAYDVCNILLGLIEEGVVTLNAINNRKKYFQFGKTEFGNDSPALDYLKLKKFNLKMTASEAKCFTHFLPLMIGDIVPIGNKHWKLLTLLLEILDFLSKSIYLPQELPKLQNLVKEHHLLYIKLYGSLKPKHHFLIHYSTVIQKCGPLKYLWGMRFEAKHKEAKTYLGNTTSRLNSPYTLTVKSGLQFAKFLLDHESGVENEIEYNFVKCINLTKTDYFSKIVHNESIDYNNCLILDEVVYRYTKYKANFYLASQRDVFKLHKIHNLLHQNEKLYVLCYPILLKKFCTHFQSFEVGSKIDEIHIIEISKFLSKPLHLYSINNGNTYCRVKYV